One Chionomys nivalis chromosome 4, mChiNiv1.1, whole genome shotgun sequence genomic region harbors:
- the LOC130872905 gene encoding olfactory receptor 7A10-like — MFSILFLPYVNNMKTGNQTIILEFLLVGFSQDAEYQPLLFGLFLLMFVVAVLGNLLIILAVSSDSHLHTPMYFFLSNLSVSDICFISTTIPKMLVNIQTQSKSITYAGCITQMYFFMVFGGMDTFLLTLMAYDRFVAICHPLHYPVIMNPQLCGLMVLVSWFISCLYSLVQSLLVLRLSFCTNQIIKHFYCELAQALTVACSDTLLNHILLYIVTCILGFVPFSGILYSYYQIVSSILRIPSTDGKYKAFSTCGSHLSVVSLFYGTGLGVYLSSDETSFSWKGMVASVMYTVVTPMLNPFIYSLRNNDIKKALQTLGRILFVK, encoded by the coding sequence atgttttccattctttttctccCATATGTCAACAACATGAAAACAGGAAACCAAacaattattttagaatttttactTGTGGGGTTTTCCCAAGATGCAGAGTATCAACCCTTGCTATTTGGACTGTTTCTACTCATGTTTGTGGTTGCTGTGCTTGGGAACCTACTCATCATTCTGGCCGTCAGCTCTGACTCCCACCTgcacactcccatgtacttcttcctctccaACCTGTCCGTTTCTGACATTTGTTTCATCTCTACAACCATCCCTAAGATGTTGGTAAACATTCAAACACAGAGCAAGTCCATCACCTATGCAGGATGCATCACCCAAATGTATTTTTTCATGGTCTTTGGAGGCATGGACACTTTTCTTCTCACTCTGATGGCTTATGACAGATTTGTGGCCATCTGCCACCCCCTTCACTACCCAGTAATCATGAACCCCCAACTGTGTGGCCTGATGGTTCTTGTGTCCTGGTTCATCAGTTGCCTATACTCTCTGGTCCAGAGTCTGTTGGTGCTGCGATTATCCTTCTGCACGAATCAGATAATTAAACACTTTTACTGTGAACTTGCTCAGGCCCTCACTGTAGCTTGTTCAGACACACTGCTCAACCATATCCTTCTTTATATTGTGACTTGTATTCTTGGCTTTGTTCCTTTTTCAGGGATCCTTTATTCCTACTATCAAATTGTTTCCTCCATTCTGCGAATTCCATCAACAGATGGAAAATATAAGGCATTTTCCACTTGTGGTTCTCATCTCTCAGTGGTTTCATTATTCTACGGGACAGGTCTTGGTGTGTACCTTAGTTCTGATGAAACTTCCTTTTCTTGGAAGGGCATGGTGGCCTCAGTAATGTATACAGTGGTCACACCCATGCTGAACCCTTTCATCTACAGCTTGAGGAACAACGACATTAAGAAGGCCTTACAAACACTTGGGAGAATACTTTTTGTTAAGTGA